Proteins from one Microbacterium proteolyticum genomic window:
- a CDS encoding FMN-binding protein, giving the protein MKKIFYAVMATLTGLVLLFSYRTSLGGGETAVALPATTPAPASAQRATPSASPSASASASASPSASASAPSAAAPTQAAPASSGLADGTYTGSAANTRFGPVQVQITVSGGVVTDVQVPVYPSENGRDQQINSRAVPILVKETLAAQSAEIDMVSGATYTSTGYRTSLQAALDEAHV; this is encoded by the coding sequence ATGAAGAAGATCTTCTACGCCGTGATGGCGACGCTCACCGGCCTCGTGCTGCTGTTCAGCTACCGCACGTCGCTCGGCGGCGGCGAGACGGCGGTGGCCCTGCCGGCCACGACCCCTGCGCCCGCCTCGGCCCAGCGCGCCACACCATCGGCGTCGCCCTCCGCCTCCGCGTCGGCGTCGGCCTCGCCGTCGGCCTCGGCCTCCGCGCCGTCGGCCGCCGCCCCGACGCAGGCGGCCCCCGCGTCATCGGGTCTCGCGGACGGCACCTACACCGGCTCGGCCGCGAACACCCGTTTCGGCCCCGTGCAGGTTCAGATCACGGTGTCCGGCGGAGTCGTCACGGACGTGCAGGTCCCCGTCTACCCGTCCGAGAACGGCCGCGACCAGCAGATCAACTCCCGCGCCGTGCCGATCCTCGTGAAGGAGACCCTCGCCGCGCAGTCGGCCGAGATCGACATGGTCTCGGGCGCCACGTACACCAGCACCGGGTACCGGACCTCTCTGCAGGCCGCGCTCGATGAGGCGCACGTATGA